In Serratia marcescens subsp. marcescens ATCC 13880, a single genomic region encodes these proteins:
- the hslO gene encoding Hsp33 family molecular chaperone HslO codes for MSNHDQLHRYLFENYAVRGELVTVSETYQQILNNHDYPAPVQKLLGELLVATSLLTATLKFDGDITVQLQGDGPLKLAVINGNNRQEMRGVARTQAPIADDSTLHQMIGNGVMVITISPTEGERYQGVVGLEGETLAECLEAYFRQSEQLPTRLFIRTGEAEGNAAAAGMLLQVLPAQDGNLDDFDHLVQLTNTVKSEELFGLPANEVLYRLYHQEEVTLYEPQDVQFRCTCSRQRCADALLTLPTDEVADMLEQDGNIDMHCDYCGSHYVFDPVDVAALYAGNTGESDQLH; via the coding sequence ATGTCCAACCATGACCAATTGCACCGTTACCTGTTTGAAAACTACGCGGTGCGCGGCGAGCTGGTTACCGTCAGCGAAACCTATCAGCAGATCCTGAATAACCACGACTACCCGGCGCCGGTGCAAAAGCTGCTGGGTGAACTGCTGGTCGCCACCAGTCTGCTGACCGCGACCCTGAAGTTCGACGGCGATATCACCGTTCAGCTGCAAGGCGACGGCCCGCTGAAGCTGGCGGTGATCAACGGCAACAACCGCCAGGAGATGCGCGGCGTTGCGCGCACCCAGGCGCCTATCGCCGACGACAGCACCTTGCATCAGATGATCGGCAACGGCGTCATGGTCATCACCATTTCCCCGACGGAAGGCGAGCGCTATCAGGGCGTGGTCGGTCTGGAAGGTGAAACCCTGGCCGAATGCCTGGAAGCCTACTTCCGCCAGTCCGAGCAGCTGCCAACCCGCCTGTTCATTCGCACCGGCGAAGCGGAAGGCAACGCCGCGGCGGCCGGTATGCTGCTGCAGGTGCTGCCGGCGCAGGACGGCAATCTCGATGATTTCGATCATCTGGTGCAACTGACCAACACGGTCAAAAGCGAAGAGCTGTTCGGCCTACCGGCCAACGAAGTGTTGTACCGCCTGTACCACCAGGAAGAGGTCACTTTGTACGAACCGCAGGACGTGCAGTTCCGCTGCACCTGTTCTCGCCAACGTTGCGCCGACGCGCTGCTGACCCTGCCGACCGACGAAGTGGCGGACATGCTGGAGCAGGACGGCAACATCGACATGCACTGCGACTACTGTGGCAGCCACTATGTCTTTGACCCGGTTGATGTTGCCGCGTTGTATGCGGGTAACACCGGCGAAAGCGACCAGTTGCACTAA
- a CDS encoding type II toxin-antitoxin system VapC family toxin codes for MIIIDTNVISETLRPSPYYNVINWLNEKDNDELYLSAIVLAELFSGVACMPDGRRQRDLKLKLADAIELKFEGQILPFDGLCAMQYAELTARNRLLGKAMSVPDTQIAATCLHYGAALATRNTKDFLHCGIELIDPWQAPTGRRLHEDAAEYYVMSRKS; via the coding sequence ATGATCATTATCGACACCAACGTCATTTCAGAAACGCTGCGTCCCAGCCCGTACTACAACGTCATTAACTGGTTAAATGAAAAGGACAATGACGAGCTCTATCTCAGCGCCATTGTCCTCGCCGAACTGTTCAGCGGCGTCGCCTGCATGCCTGACGGCAGGCGCCAGCGGGATCTCAAGCTGAAATTGGCGGACGCCATTGAATTGAAGTTCGAGGGGCAGATATTGCCGTTTGATGGGCTGTGCGCGATGCAATACGCGGAATTGACGGCAAGGAATCGGCTGCTGGGTAAAGCGATGAGCGTGCCGGATACCCAAATCGCCGCCACCTGCCTGCATTACGGCGCCGCCCTGGCCACCCGCAATACCAAAGACTTCCTCCACTGCGGCATCGAGTTAATCGATCCGTGGCAGGCGCCGACCGGCCGTCGGTTGCATGAAGATGCGGCGGAATACTACGTGATGAGCAGAAAGTCCTGA
- a CDS encoding FitA-like ribbon-helix-helix domain-containing protein has translation MATITVRNLDDEIKELLRISAAKNGHSMEEEARMILKQALVKKPPRYGLGTWMHQHFAEFGGVELEIPPRDAVPPRIVTFDDEDDNA, from the coding sequence ATGGCTACTATCACCGTCAGAAATCTGGACGACGAAATCAAAGAGCTGCTGCGTATCTCAGCGGCGAAAAACGGCCATTCCATGGAAGAGGAAGCGCGCATGATCCTGAAACAGGCGCTGGTGAAAAAGCCGCCGCGCTATGGATTGGGTACCTGGATGCATCAGCACTTCGCCGAATTCGGCGGCGTTGAGCTGGAGATCCCACCGCGTGACGCCGTGCCGCCACGCATCGTCACCTTTGATGATGAAGATGACAACGCATGA
- the pckA gene encoding phosphoenolpyruvate carboxykinase (ATP): protein MRVKGITPQDLAAYGIHDVSEIVHNPSYELLFKEETDPSLEGFERGVVTKLGAVSVDTGIFTGRSPKDKYIVRDDITRDTVWWADQGKGKNDNKPLSPEVWADLKHLVTEQLSGKRLFVVDTFCGANADSRLKVRFITEVAWQAHFVKNMFIRPSDEELADFEPDFVVMNGAKCTNPNWQQQGLNSENFVAFNLTERMQLIGGTWYGGEMKKGMFSMMNYLLPLKGIASMHCSANVGEKGDVAVFFGLSGTGKTTLSTDPKRQLIGDDEHGWDDDGVFNFEGGCYAKTIKLSEEAEPDIYHAIKRDALLENVTVLADGSIDFNDGSKTENTRVSYPIYHIQNIVKPVSKAGHATKVIFLTADAFGVLPPVSRLTANQTQYHFLSGFTAKLAGTERGVTEPTPTFSACFGAAFLSLHPTQYAEVLVKRMQAAGAQAYLVNTGWNGTGKRISIKDTRGIIDAILSGEIDKAETVTLPIFDLAMPTALPGVNPEILDPRNTYASLEQWQEKAQDLAERFITNFDKYTDTPAGAALVSAGPKL, encoded by the coding sequence ATGCGCGTTAAAGGTATAACCCCTCAGGATCTGGCCGCTTACGGCATTCACGACGTTAGCGAAATCGTTCACAACCCGAGCTATGAACTGCTGTTTAAGGAAGAAACAGACCCATCTCTGGAAGGTTTTGAGCGTGGGGTAGTCACCAAGCTGGGTGCCGTCTCCGTCGATACCGGCATCTTCACCGGCCGCTCGCCGAAAGACAAATACATCGTCCGCGACGACATCACCCGCGATACCGTGTGGTGGGCCGATCAGGGCAAAGGCAAGAACGACAACAAACCCCTCAGCCCGGAAGTGTGGGCCGATCTGAAACACCTGGTCACCGAACAACTGTCCGGCAAACGCCTGTTCGTGGTGGATACCTTCTGCGGCGCCAACGCCGACTCGCGCCTGAAAGTGCGCTTCATCACCGAGGTGGCCTGGCAGGCGCACTTCGTGAAAAACATGTTTATCCGCCCGAGCGACGAAGAGCTGGCTGACTTCGAGCCGGACTTCGTGGTGATGAACGGCGCCAAGTGCACCAACCCGAACTGGCAGCAGCAAGGCCTGAACTCGGAGAACTTCGTCGCCTTCAACCTGACCGAGCGCATGCAGCTGATCGGCGGCACCTGGTACGGCGGCGAAATGAAGAAAGGCATGTTCTCGATGATGAACTACCTGCTGCCGCTGAAAGGCATCGCCTCGATGCACTGCTCGGCCAACGTGGGCGAGAAAGGCGACGTGGCGGTGTTCTTTGGCCTGTCCGGCACCGGCAAGACCACCCTCTCCACCGATCCTAAGCGTCAGCTGATCGGCGATGACGAGCACGGCTGGGACGACGACGGCGTGTTCAACTTCGAAGGCGGCTGCTACGCCAAGACCATCAAGCTGTCTGAAGAAGCTGAACCGGACATCTACCACGCCATCAAACGCGACGCACTGCTGGAAAACGTCACCGTGCTGGCCGACGGCAGCATCGACTTCAACGACGGTTCGAAAACCGAGAACACCCGCGTTTCTTACCCGATCTATCATATCCAGAACATCGTCAAGCCGGTGTCCAAGGCGGGTCACGCCACCAAGGTGATCTTCCTGACCGCCGACGCTTTCGGCGTGCTGCCGCCGGTATCGCGCCTGACCGCCAACCAGACTCAGTACCACTTCCTGTCCGGCTTCACCGCCAAACTGGCCGGCACCGAGCGCGGCGTAACCGAACCGACGCCAACCTTCTCCGCCTGCTTCGGCGCCGCGTTCCTGTCGCTGCACCCGACGCAGTACGCCGAAGTGCTGGTGAAACGCATGCAGGCCGCCGGCGCCCAGGCTTACCTGGTCAACACCGGCTGGAACGGCACCGGCAAACGCATCTCGATCAAAGATACGCGCGGCATCATCGACGCCATCCTGAGCGGTGAAATCGACAAGGCGGAAACCGTTACCCTGCCGATCTTCGATCTGGCGATGCCGACCGCGCTGCCGGGCGTGAACCCGGAAATCCTCGATCCGCGCAACACCTACGCCAGTCTCGAGCAGTGGCAGGAAAAAGCGCAGGATCTGGCCGAGCGCTTCATCACCAACTTCGACAAATACACCGATACGCCTGCGGGCGCCGCGCTGGTTAGCGCCGGCCCGAAGCTGTAA